In Lentibacillus amyloliquefaciens, one DNA window encodes the following:
- a CDS encoding sodium/glutamate symporter: MTPNQIGFALLYLGLFLIIGKSIRIRVKWMQNLFLPSSVIGGFLALILGPQVLGSIMENVTGEDSFWATGLLTPEIMNVWTPLAGLMINVVFATLFLGTVLPSLKKVWNIGGPQLAFGWTLGWGQYVFGLLLAILILVPFYDMPPFVGALIEIGFEGGHGTAAGLQGTFEDLGFAEAYDLAIGLATVGILSGVIIGIAAINWAVRKNHAKTISDVKDASELKRAGIVEFENRDAAAKMTVRPESIEPLSLHFAMIGIAILVGYVLLEGITWLEQAIIGSDFMTYVPLFPLAMIGGIIVQLIASKIDKADILDRQMIMRIQGFSLDVLILSAIATVSLDVIGQYLVPFLLLSLVGIIWNVLGLFFIGPRMIPSYWFERGIGDFGQSMGITATGLLLMRVADPEMKSPAYEGFGYKQLVFEPFLGGGLVTALSAPLVFQFGPIPFLIFATVMLAIGLLVGLFYFGRMKS; the protein is encoded by the coding sequence GTGACACCCAATCAAATAGGTTTCGCATTATTATATCTGGGATTATTTCTAATTATCGGCAAATCGATCAGAATACGCGTGAAATGGATGCAGAACTTGTTCCTGCCCTCATCTGTCATCGGCGGGTTTCTTGCTCTGATTTTGGGTCCGCAAGTACTCGGCAGCATCATGGAAAATGTCACAGGTGAGGATTCATTCTGGGCAACAGGGCTACTTACCCCTGAAATTATGAATGTATGGACCCCGCTTGCAGGATTAATGATCAATGTTGTCTTTGCCACACTATTTTTGGGAACCGTCCTCCCTAGTCTGAAAAAGGTCTGGAACATTGGCGGACCACAGCTTGCATTTGGCTGGACGCTTGGCTGGGGGCAATATGTTTTTGGTCTGCTGCTGGCTATCCTGATTCTGGTACCGTTCTATGACATGCCGCCGTTTGTCGGGGCCCTGATTGAAATAGGCTTTGAAGGCGGGCACGGTACAGCAGCCGGACTTCAGGGAACATTTGAAGATCTTGGATTTGCCGAGGCATATGACCTGGCTATTGGCCTTGCGACTGTTGGTATTTTATCAGGTGTCATTATTGGGATTGCCGCCATCAACTGGGCGGTGCGAAAGAATCATGCAAAAACAATCAGCGATGTTAAGGATGCATCTGAACTGAAAAGAGCTGGCATTGTGGAGTTTGAAAATCGTGATGCAGCAGCGAAAATGACAGTGCGGCCGGAATCAATTGAACCGCTCTCTCTGCATTTTGCGATGATTGGAATCGCTATTCTGGTTGGTTATGTATTGCTTGAGGGCATAACCTGGCTGGAACAAGCGATCATCGGTTCTGATTTTATGACCTATGTCCCGCTGTTCCCGCTTGCCATGATTGGCGGAATAATTGTGCAACTGATTGCCTCCAAGATTGATAAAGCGGATATACTTGACCGACAAATGATCATGCGGATACAAGGTTTTTCACTTGATGTACTGATATTATCTGCGATTGCCACTGTTTCCCTTGATGTTATCGGACAGTACCTTGTGCCATTCCTGCTGCTTTCACTTGTTGGTATCATCTGGAACGTGCTTGGTCTCTTCTTCATTGGACCACGAATGATACCATCATATTGGTTTGAAAGAGGTATTGGTGATTTCGGCCAGTCAATGGGGATTACAGCAACGGGTCTGTTATTAATGCGTGTGGCCGATCCGGAAATGAAATCGCCGGCTTATGAAGGTTTCGGCTATAAACAGCTTGTCTTTGAACCATTTCTGGGCGGCGGTCTTGTCACCGCACTGTCTGCACCGCTAGTCTTTCAATTTGGCCCGATTCCCTTCCTTATCTTCGCAACCGTGATGCTGGCGATCGGCTTACTTGTCGGCTTGTTTTATTTCGGGAGGATGAAAAGCTGA